The genomic stretch CGCTCACCGGCATGCCCAGTTTCACGGATGTGTTCGGCTGCACCACGTCGTTCAAGTTGAACCTCGAGCTACGCTGCCGCTAGCCACCGGCCGCCGCTCTCGCTCATCGGCCTGCCCAACTTCGCGGGCATGGTTGGCTGCACCACGTCGTCGAGTTAAAGCAGCGCTGTCGCTGCCCGGCTGCACCACCTCGTCGAGGTTGATCTGGGTTTTGTGCTAGACTCCGCACCTGTGTTTCGTGTTCGGTTGCACCATGCTGTCGAGGTAGAGCTGCTGCTGCCCGGTGCATTGAGCACGCCGGCATGCCAGCTCCGCAGACATGGTCAGCTGCACCACGCCGCCGAGGTAGAGTTGCGCTGCCGCTGGCTGGCACACTGAGCTTGCCGGCATGCCCAGCTCCGCGGACATGGTCGTTTGCACCACGCTGTCAAGGTAGAgctgcgctgccgctgcccgACTAGAACACGCTGTCCAGGTCGAGCTGCTCTTGGGCCTGACTCCTCACTTGTGCTTCCATGGGATTTCACCTCCTGCCATCGGATGCGCAAGGGACGGCTCAGACACATCAACGTTCCTGCATTTTTTTGCAAcgtcagaggatctcgttccATCAGGCGGCTGGGAGCTGGTCGCGTCCAAAGCCAAAACCGGCGCATAAGGCGGCCCTGCTCGCTCGGAAACATCAGGACCACATGACAGCGAACATCGGCGGTTCTTGTGATTGCCTGGTTCCATGCATGAGCCCGGATCTGGGGGCATCGCTATGTAGTTATTTCCATTGGTAACATGCATGGAAGAGAATCCATCATTTTGTTGGTAGTTTCCGTGAAATATGTACAATTGTTATCCTATTTCTATTGGGCATGAACATGGGAGAGATTGCTCATGAAAATATAGAGTAATTAGTGCAAAGCAATTATGAGGATGGGAGGAAAATGAGTCCATCCGGAGCCTGTTAATATGGATAGAAATTAGCCCCGGATTGCATGCGCACCTACATTAATTTTTTTTCCTAGGCCTAGAGTTTGGTTTTCACAGACCACGTCAACGATTCGCGGAATGTCCATCCGAGCCATGATCTCCCTCTTCATATCTCCTATCTAATAAGCAGGAGCATAGAGAGATGAAAAAAGTAGCGGCAAAGTTGGTGCCAAGTTTTTTTTAGAATTCGAACAAAAACTCCTCAATCTTGGCCTCCTAAAGTCTATAATTATGAGGAGGGGTAgagccaacgcgtgcgtcgtgtgtgacgacttagactttgTACTATAAGTAGGGTGCATCTACACGAGAAAAGTTAAGTCGTTTTGCACGCTATCATATTGTAAGTAGGGGTGTATTTGCACGAGAAAAATCAAAGTCATTTGCACTTGCATGTCAAAAGCAAACAAATTGTGCATTCCGTTTATATGGTTGGCTGGCATAATGAACACGGTCCTGATAATAGGAGGCAACACACATAATTCATGGGGGAGTACCATATCAGGGGAATACTCAGAATCTAATCTAGGCGCTCAATGGGTTAAATCTGGAATGTACACATAATTCGTGGGGGGAGTGCCATATAATATCAGCGGATTATTAGCGTCCTCAAGGTTTTTTCTTAATGCACGTAATAAACTTGTATGGAAGTAGTACCTGTTTTAAGATGCATTTTGAGCAACACAAACACTACATGACCGGAATCTGGGCTGTAAAATATTCAGAACAATTCTAGTGGAGTTAATTACAAGACCGGGTATCTGTTAGATGATATTGCTATATCCTTGCAACTACAGGCCGGCCATGCATGATGTTCAAGTTGCAATGAAAACTCGGGACCTGAATGAATGGGCGAGAATCAGTCCGCATTCTCCAGCAGCTATGCAGAGCGTGAGCCGGACAAAGAATGGCTTTAGGGAGACGGATGGGGAGAGAAATGGAAAGGGGATGCCGTGGAAGGATATACGACGGTGTCCGGGCACACATAGTTTGCTCTCTGGCGGCATGGCTGCCTCCCCGTCCCGTGAGCTGGAGAAAGAACGGCTTTACGGAGACACGGATGGGGAGAGGAATGGAAAGGGGATGCCGGTGAAGGAGGATGTATACCGGCGTCCGGCCACACATAGGTTGCTCTCCGGCGGCGGCATGGTGGcctccccgtcccgtcccgtcccgtcgccaaagtccaaagtcataagtcacggcacgcgctgccgcccgcggcggcgaccATGGGCTTGTTTTATAGATGGAGGAAGgcccctgttttggagtgggaaaCAGAAAAATGGATCTGTGCTGGACGATGAGCACCGTCGCCTAGGATGAACGGCGGAGATGGTTGAGGGCACGGATCGGTGACGTGGAGCGTGGATGTCGCAGATTAGTAAGGGAGAATCCCGGATTAGATGACATGCGACGCGACGGATAATCAATGGCCTTCCTGCGATTTCCGGGCGCGAGGCAGCTGCTGGCGTTTTTCGTTCGGGTCGCGCTGCCCGGTTGACCTGCGAGTCGCGCCCCTGCACCCGCCTGGCCTGGCTCCGCACGCACCTGGAACCAGCTGGCCCACTTGGAGACCTAGTCGTTCGCTTCGCTTCTTCTCGCACGTACGCCTCTCCGCGTGTGCGCGCACTGCACCTCCCACGTATGATGATTATTGAACAACATGTGCTCAAGGTTTTGCCGCATATATCGTCGCATATTTGCATGCATCATACACGCATGGAGCTAGCTAGCTGCCTAATGAAACAAACGAACAAAAAAAAACAGGCTGTTTCTGAAAACATGAGCACGTTTTCATTCCCTTCATTTAGTTCCTCTTGTGGGAGAAATAATATGCTACTCCGTAGAGTCGTAGagggctaagctctgtcggcaagacaagtaccatgtttgtgccagccgatgtctcatcatcggctttcctctgtttagggcgccactccattttccgtggacgaccctcttcatccagggttcgctgaacctttgcagccagatcaggtcgtgccttcctaagcgtatgcaggtacaacctttcggcttcctccaggccgcgcaatcgttgaaccctgcgcttttgggaacggctgagtccgtcagggcaccaccttggccggtggtacctgtcttcttccacttctccctcgtcttctgaatcttcaagatctgcccaacgaggtgactcagcgcgtttgctttgtggcgggagaggccctaggcgctcgaacacagacacgttggctgcctccttccttttctgattgcattctgggcaattgccgattgtgggcaatcggctcattcctgaatcccagcagtgtctgaagaagggacagtcccaatgtctggcgttgtcatcttgctcccttgatgcttccgtggcacagcgctcgtgctcctcctcatcgcgattctgccgacgatatcttctggcttctctagccagacgatctcctctatcatcgtaattggaccgtcggcgttggtcatactgactcacgtatttgttgaggaggtgatcgagaggggtcgctgatatcttatattcttcacctctccctctcgtgacatagcgcttgccatcatgacggagccgatcgcgtggagcggcctcctctcgtatccttgctatgagagcagctgccctcatctccatctttgccgcagtggtttccgggtcctaccatgttgatgccgaacgagggacccggctggcaaccttcggggtaggtgatttctaccatgttaacggcggggaagggttgggtgtcgaccttcatggcgtaccggttgaaaattagccgccccttctctatcgccgcttggatgtgctgacgccacacccggcagtcgttggtggcatgggaaagcgagttgtggaatttgcagtacggctttccgtttagctcttttgccgtggggaacttgagaccttcaggaaccgtcaattgtttctccttgagcaggaggtcgaagatctgttcagtcttggttacgtcaaaatcaaatcccctgggcggccctggtggctttacccatttgcgaggccacgggggttcctccccgagtccactcagccaccgctatttcttggtctcccgcgagcacttcatcttcctctcgtatcgaccataactaccgcacgcttgaacttgtcttggtacaggtcggggtggcgctgttcatatgccgatagtttcgaaccatgtgcgccggcgagggataatctgcttgggaggccatgtccttgagctgtgttgcgaggcctgctaccgccaactcgatcgcttccttttcagttatacgaaccgaataacatcggttcctaagattcctgaagcgccggatgtactcgtcaccgtttccccgcgcttcgacgtagttgtgctagatcggcaatgccggactcggaagcttcgaatggtattgcatatggaactgttcttccaattgcttccaagactggatggagtttgccggcaaggaggtgtaccatccaaaagccgatcccttgagggaccgtgaaaagagcctcacgcgtagctgatccgacaccgaagccggtcctagttgagccaaatatcggccgacgtgctcgatggagccggagccatccgatccactgaatttggagaagtcgtggagccgatatttaggtggcagcgggatcatctcgtaatcgtcgtggtacggcttggaatagccgatcgcccttcttttcggcatcatgccgaaccggtctctcggtatggtactgatctgatccgctgtgctggccgtaggagttgcactctgaagattcgccggggtggcgtacttggcctgccatgtttgcttttccagctctgagccatctgcaggagctgggctcgggagtttcgtcggtgtggcgtatttagttagccacgtctgctctgtcgccgacgttcctcattaaatctcatagtattcatcgtgacatgtatgtgcattgttatgccctctctatttgtcaattgccgaactgtaatttgttcacccaacatgctatttatcttatgggagagacaccactagtgaactgtggaccccggtccattcttttacatctgaaatacaatctactacaatacttgttctttactcgttcttcgcaaacaaacatcattttccacaccatacggttaatcctttgtttacagcaagccggtgagattgacaacctcactgtttcgttggggcaaagtactttgattgtgttgtgcaggttccacgttggcgccggaatctctggtgttgcgccgcactacactccgtcaccaacaaccttcacgtgttccttgactcctactggttcgataaccttggtttcttactaagggaaaactttctgctgtaagcatcacaccttcctcttggggtccccaacggacgtgtgtcaactgcacgcatcagacaGCGTCAGTTTCCGCGTCCGGCGACGGATCCGAGAGCGATTCTGAGCAGAATCTGTCTCCCCCTGGCGGATCTTCTGCGCCGGATCCGTCTGTGGCAAGGCCTGCACCAGTGATTCATCGCACACGATCCAAAACTGGTAATGCAAAGCCTAAAACCTATACCGATGGAACTGTCAGGTACGGGCTGTCTAGCACAACTGATGAACCAGCAAATTTGCAAGTAGCTTTGAAAAATTCTGATTGGAAAAATGCAATGGATGATGAGTATAGGGCTCtagttgagaataaaacttggcaCCTAGTACCACATAAACAAGGTAGTAACCTTACAGATTGCAAATGGGTTTATAGAATTAAAAGGAAAGCTGACGGAACAATAGATAGATATAAAGCTAGATTAGTAGCTAAAGGTTTTAAACAAAGATATGGCATAGACTATGAGGATACTTTTAGTCCTGTTGTTAAAGCTGCTACTATCAGACTTGTTCTAGCTATTTCAGTCTCAAGAGGTTGGAGTTTGAGGCAATTAGATGTGAAGAACGCGTTTctccatggtgttctggaagaagaggttTACATGAAGCAACCACCTGAGTATGAGAATCCAAATGCACCTCACCTTGTATGCAAGCTTGACAAATCactgtatgggcttaagcaagctcCAAGGGCGTGGTTCTCCAAGCTAAGTTCAAAGTTACAAGAGCTTGGCTTCCTGGCTTCCAAAGCAGATACATCTCTGTTCATATACAATAAGTCAGGTATCATGATTTTTGTGctagtatatgttgatgatattattgttaCTAGCTCCTCCAACAAAGCAATCACCTCACTTCTTAAAGATCTCGGTTCAGCCTTTGCACTTAAGGATCTTGGTGATTTACATTTCTTTCTGGGTATTGAAGTAAAACCATTTAGTCAAGGAATTACACTGactcaagaaaaatatgctttAGAGTTGCTTGACAGGATTGGGATGAAAAAGTGTAAACCATTGCCAACACCGCTGTCAGCATCAGAAAAACTCTCTATCACAGAAGGAGAACTCCTAGGACCAGAAGATGGAACAAGGTACATATTTGGAGGAATTCAATACTTGACACTCACAAGACCTGATATTGCCTTCTCTGTAAATAAGGTATGCCAATTTCTTCATGCACCAACCCTGTACACTGGACAGCAGTCAAAAGAATATTGCGATATGTTAGTGGAACAGTGAGTCTTGGGTTGACATTCAGAAGATCATCATCTACCTTAGTCAGTGCCTtctcagatgcagattgggctgggTGTGTAGATATAGAAGATCCACAGGGGGCTTTGCTGTATATTATGGATCTAATCTTatttcttggagtgctagaaaATAGGCAACAGTGTCAAGATCAAGCACAGAAGCTGAATACAAGTGTCTGGCTAATGCAACAGCTGAGATCATTTGGGTAGAGTCCTTATTAAAGGAACTTGGTATCCGAAGAAATCAGCCTTCATGTTTGTGGTGTGACAATATGGGTGCCACTTATCTTTCTGCTAACCCTATTTTCGATGCTAGAACTAAGCATATagaaattgattttcattttgtaagGGAAAGGGTAGCAAGCAAAAAGCTAGAGATCAGATTCATTCCCTCTAAAGATCAGGTGGCAGATGGCTTCATCAAGGCATTACCAGTGAGGCAACTTGAAGAGTTCAAACACAATCTCAACATGAGAAAGTTGTGATTGAGGAGGGGTGTTAGAGTTTGTAACAGGTTGTGTATTGCACCGAACATAGAGATAAGGAGATAGGCTAGAACCTTGTATACGATCTAATCTGTGATATAAAGATTAGATCGATCTCCTGATATCTCGCTAGGGTTGCAACCTCCTGTAATCTTATCGCCTTGTTGATGGCCTATATTAACACGTAACGAGCCTGGACTCAAGTGCATCGTTCTACTGCAAATCTCAAGCGATCATAGATTCAAATCACTTTGTATACCCAAATTACTCTTATTTATTACAGACAACAAATAAATATACATGCATCTCCTACACACACTTTTATCATAATGGAATCGATCTCCTCCCTGAAGTCTACATTCGCCCTATCCAGAACATAGTAACGGATCTAAAAGATACCCACAGACATGGAAAAAATGGAACAAAATTCCATGAGCTGAACGAAAAATGTTTGCCCCCTCTAATCTGAACATGGAAATTGAACCAAGAATGCAGGAACCTACAACTTTCGGATAAGGTTCCTCTTTGAAAATCTTGAAATCTGAATTAATCAACAAGGCATCAAGAAGGCTCCAGGGATCTTGACGGAGATGATGGACTAGGAGAGGAGGGCATCAAGAAAGCATGGAGTTGCATTGCTTGCTAGGGAGCTTAATGTTTTGAGGAGATTGAGATCACTAACTGTAGTAACCAAATGAACTGTTGTTTAGGCAGTCGCATACCTTcactttatatatatatatatatatatattaatataTATACGTGAACCTAATGACAATAGAAATTGGCTAGAAGCTAAGCAGAGTTTCAAGTTTCAACTGGAAAAACTCAGACAGCTACTACTAAAGAAGACTCTTCAAGTTTCAACTGAACAAATCAGACTAATTGTTCTAAGCTAGACATAAATCTTCACTTTTTTATCTCTCCAAAATGAAAAATATGACTAATTATCACATAGAGATGCACAACCCTTCCCAGTGATCATTTGTCAAAGAATCAGATAATATGATTATATCCCTCCGCATCTTCAATAGAACTCATATCTAGTAGTGTTTTAGTAAGGGAACACCACTCTCGCTAATCTGAAGTTTTGAATACAACAAAATGTATCTGAATCGTGAAGTAGAATTGAATCATCTCTGAATCAAAAACACGAACAGAAGCTGTGAGGGGTTGGTGATAGAGAGGAGGAAAAGATAGAGGTAAGGTGAGAATATTCTACTCACCACGCTTTGGATCTCCTTCATTTCTTCCGGGATGGATGGTAACCGTCGTCTATTCACTGCTTGCTGTTGCCATGCGGGACCTTGCCTCCCTGGCCCGATCGCGTCTCCAGCGACGGCCAGAGTCGCTGGAACCGATTAGTCTTGGCCTCCGTAGTGATGTGGCCCGCCTTCGCCGGCGTGGTTTGGCACGGCCACGCCTCCGCGTCGACCggaactccagcactagcacggccTCGCCTACGTCTCCGGCCCATCGAGCGCTGCTCTGTCCGTCCTCAGCTCCGTCCTCCTCTAGCACGGCGCCAGCAAGCCTTCGATCTCGGTGGTGGGAGTGGCCGAGTGACTACGGGAGGGCATTGTTGCGGCCGCGGCGTTCCATTGGTGGGGTGGGGGAGCAGAATAGgcactgctttttttttttttgcgaatacctGAGAACAAAGAGTAAAGTCTGTTTTAAATCTTGAGTTTGTAGCGATCCTCGGAATCAAACCTTGAACTTTTAATCCCTGAAATCTGCACCCTGTACTTTTGATCCCGGTCGTTACTTGCCTACCGCTTATTTGTCCCCGGGATTTGCTGATGTGGCAGCACTCATCAACTCGGCGGGCGGGGCGACGTTGCAGCCGAGCTGCCCAGGTTGGTTGGCGTGCACCCTGATCAAACACGTGGGGACGGCCGATTACCGGTGGCAATACATGTAATTATGATTAATATGTAAGGGTAGtttaaagttggacgaaaatttcccaagaaaccttattttctttattattaggtatatagatatagatatgttAAATGTGAGCATTATGATTTGAACCCTTGCTAGTGCATTTTGGCCACCAGATAGATCCAGATTGATCTTGATCATGAATCATCCGACATATATACCAGTACGAAATCTTGAGTATACACATGTACCCACCTGACCTCGCCCAGAAAAGGGAGTAGAAACATGCACCATACCTATACTGTGTGCTGCGCAAAATGTTTTACAACCAGAAACACAGTTGGGAGCTTGTTAGGATGTTTGGACAATTTACAACTAAACTACTCCTCACGCACATTTCCCTGCTTAACAACTTCAAACATCATCGAGCCCGCCCATAAAAAGCCAGCGAACCACACTCTAATTAACCTCAACAAAGGACGTGCAGAGGCAACAAGAAAAACTTGTACCATGGGCATGGCGACAGCAGCCGCCGCGACGGACGATCTCCGGCAGCCGTGCAGGCCTCGGCCGGGCGCGCAGCTGTGCTCCGGCTCCAAGAACCGGGGCCCGAAGCCGCCGGTGGTGATCGCGCACGAGTGCCCCAGCGCGATGCGCGCCCACGTCCTGGAGGTGCCGGCGGGGCGCGACGTGCTGTCGTGCGTGGCGGCGTTCGCGCGGCGCGGGCGCCGCGGCGCGCTGGTGCTGGGCGCGGCCGGGCGCGTCGTGGACGCCGTGCTCTGCAGGGAGCCCTCGCCGCTGGTAATCCGGGGCACCGCGGAGATCTTGGGCCTGGTGGGGTGCTTCTTCCCGTCGTCCGCCTCGCCGGCGGGCGTGCCCGTGTTCCTGGCCGGGCCACGGGGCGGCGGCGTCGCGGAGGGAGGGCTCGTGGCCGCCGGGCCGGTGGTGATCATGGTGGCCATGTTCGTCGCGGCCGCGTTCGACCGGTTGCCGCTGGTGAAGGGGGACGAATCCGCCAGGGCTGACGCGTGCGGCGTGGCCGGACACTGGCGGTGCGCTGGCCTGCCGCTGCAGCAACAGTGCGGCTGGGCGCCGCTGGGCGCGAAGAGCTGAACGGGACAACGGAGCCGGTTTGAAGAGAGAGAGTACTTGGGCTGAGGTAGTGTGGGTTTGGAAGAAGGCCCGTACGAAATTTAGTCCAGCTTTGAATAGTTTCGTATACTTTTTCCCGTGTTCTTCTTGAAATCATTATCGCCATGTTCTTTGACTgtgagtgtcgttgcctaatcgacggtacctcggaggagggatcctcacgaggggaagaagaagtaggggccatagggcggagtgcacacgggacggtggtacgcgagttacccagcttcggaacacctgcacgatgacagggcctactgctgcttgtctggaattatctgggcgctttcgcgttgttacaatgagttgtcgttgtgcctctagggctcccgggatccggcttataaaggcgcacggatctagggtttacacggagagtcctagccggattacagacagcctaactacggtacaatatcttgccgtgcacgtcacggatccgccttccatatacgtcgtacttggatccgggttcctcatgggcctccatggatccgggtcactcctatgtcggtgcggatccggcctgctgatcctgggctggacttcttccttcatgatcaacagcaactgggccgcccgatgggccacatgcctcatcaccgtctgtaggccacccgggcttgccggatctaggcactgtcgatggcacacctatgaagtatacccacaacagtgagACAGCATAAACTTTTCATCAAGATACACTATTGTACCGGAGAACATATGAGGTCATGGCAGTTTCTAAATATCGTAGAGTAAACCCTATTTCTCTCCAGTCTCGCTATCCTAGCGGCGGCAGCGAGCGGGCAGCAGGCTGCAGGGGATGGCGAGGGGTGGAGCACG from Lolium rigidum isolate FL_2022 chromosome 4, APGP_CSIRO_Lrig_0.1, whole genome shotgun sequence encodes the following:
- the LOC124647036 gene encoding AT-hook motif nuclear-localized protein 21-like; translation: MRAHVLEVPAGRDVLSCVAAFARRGRRGALVLGAAGRVVDAVLCREPSPLVIRGTAEILGLVGCFFPSSASPAGVPVFLAGPRGGGVAEGGLVAAGPVVIMVAMFVAAAFDRLPLVKGDESARADACGVAGHWRCAGLPLQQQCGWAPLGAKS